The Mus musculus strain C57BL/6J chromosome 2, GRCm38.p6 C57BL/6J genome has a window encoding:
- the Mavs gene encoding mitochondrial antiviral-signaling protein isoform 2 (isoform 2 is encoded by transcript variant 3) produces the protein MSGGSLIPSPNQQALSPQPSREHQEQEPELGGAHAANVASVPIATYGPVSPTVSFQPLPRTALRTNLLSGVTVSALSADTSLSSSSTGSAFAKGAGDQAKAATCFSTTLTNSVTTSSVPSPRLVPVKTMSSKLPLSSKSTAAMTSTVLTNTAPSKLPSNSVYAGTVPSRVPASVAKAPANTIPPERNSKQAKETPEGPATKVTTGGNQTGPNSSIRSLHSGPEMSKPGVLVSQLDEPFSACSVDLAISPSSSLVSEPNHGPEENEYSSFRIQVDESPSADLLGSPEPLATQQPQEEEEHCASSMPWAKWLGATSALLAVFLAVMLYRSRRLAQ, from the exons ATGTCTGGTGGCTCTTTGATACCCTCTCCTAACCAGCAGGCTCTCAGCCCTCAGCCCTCCAGAGAGCATCAAGAGCAAGAACCAGAACTGGGTGGCGCCCACGCAGCAA ATGTTGCCTCTGTTCCCATAGCAACCTATGGACCTGTGTCTCCAACCGTTTCCTTCCAGCCCCTTCCACGTACTGCCCTGAGGACAAACCTCTTGTCTGGGGTCACAGTATCAGCCCTATCTGCTGATACCTCTTTGTCCTCCTCGTCCACTGGATCAGCTTTTGCAAAGGGAGCTGGTGACCAGGCCAAAGCTGCCACCTGTTTCAGTACTACACTCACCAATTCTGTGACTACCAGCTCAGTGCCTTCTCCCAGATTGGTCCCAGTAAAAACCATGTCTTCCAAGTTGCCCCTCAGTTCAAAGTCCACTGCTGCGATGACGTCTACTGTGCTCACCAATACAGCGCCATCAAAATTACCCAGCAACTCAGTGTATGCGGGCACAGTGCCATCCAGAGTGCCTGCTAGTGTGGCCAAAGCACCTGCCAACACAATACCACCTGAGAGGAACAGCAAGCAAGCCAAG GAGACCCCGGAGGGTCCAGCAACCAAAGTCACCACTGGAGGCAACCAGACTGGACCAAATAGCAGTATCAGGAGCTTGCACTCTGGACCAgagatgagcaagccaggtgtGCTGGTATCCCAGTTGGACGAGCCATTCTCAGCCTGCTCTGTGGACCTTGCCATTAGCCCTAGCAGCTCCTTGGTCTCAGAACCCAACCATGGTCCAGAGGAGAATGAGTATTCGTCCTTTAGAATCCAGGTAGACGAAAGCCCCAGTGCTGATCTATTAGGAAGCCCTGAGCCACTAGCCACCCAGCAGCCccaagaagaggaagaacatTGTGCCAGTTCAATGCCCTGGGCTAAGTGGCTTGGGGCCACCAGTGCACTCTTGGCTGTATTCCTGGCAGTGATGCTGTACCGTAGTAGGCGCCTGGCCcagtga
- the Mavs gene encoding mitochondrial antiviral-signaling protein isoform 1 (isoform 1 is encoded by transcript variant 1), producing MTFAEDKTYKYIRDNHSKFCCVDVLEILPYLSCLTASDQDRLRASYRQIGNRDTLWGLFNNLQRRPGWVEVFIRALQICELPGLADQVTRVYQSYLPPGTSLRSLEPLQLPDFPAAVSGPSAFAPGHNIPDHGLRETPSCPKPVQDTQPPESPVENSEQLLQTNSGAVARMSGGSLIPSPNQQALSPQPSREHQEQEPELGGAHAANVASVPIATYGPVSPTVSFQPLPRTALRTNLLSGVTVSALSADTSLSSSSTGSAFAKGAGDQAKAATCFSTTLTNSVTTSSVPSPRLVPVKTMSSKLPLSSKSTAAMTSTVLTNTAPSKLPSNSVYAGTVPSRVPASVAKAPANTIPPERNSKQAKETPEGPATKVTTGGNQTGPNSSIRSLHSGPEMSKPGVLVSQLDEPFSACSVDLAISPSSSLVSEPNHGPEENEYSSFRIQVDESPSADLLGSPEPLATQQPQEEEEHCASSMPWAKWLGATSALLAVFLAVMLYRSRRLAQ from the exons ATGACATTTGCTGAGGACAAGACCTATAAGTATATCCGAGACAACCACAGCAAGTTTTGCTGTGTTGACGTTCTGGAGATCCTGCCTTACCTGTCCTGCCTCACAGCTAGTGACCAG GATCGACTGCGGGCTTCCTACAGGCAGATCGGGAACCGGGACACACTCTGGGGACTCTTCAATAATCTCCAGCGCCGGCCTGGCTGGGTGGAGGTCTTCATCCGGGCACTGCAGATCTGTGAGCTGCCTGGGCTGGCTGATCAAGTGACTCGAGTTTATCAGAGCTACCTGCCTCCGG GGACCTCACTCCGCTCCCTAGAGCCACTGCAGTTACCAGACTTTCCTGCTGCGGTTTCTGGACCCTCTGCATTTGCGCCAGGTCACAACATCCCTGACCATGGCTTACGAGAGACACCAAGTTGCCCCAAGCCTGTCCAGGACACCCAGCCACCAGAGTCCCCAGTAGAG AATTCAGAGCAACTCCTCCAGACCAACTCCGGGGCCGTCGCGAGGATGTCTGGTGGCTCTTTGATACCCTCTCCTAACCAGCAGGCTCTCAGCCCTCAGCCCTCCAGAGAGCATCAAGAGCAAGAACCAGAACTGGGTGGCGCCCACGCAGCAA ATGTTGCCTCTGTTCCCATAGCAACCTATGGACCTGTGTCTCCAACCGTTTCCTTCCAGCCCCTTCCACGTACTGCCCTGAGGACAAACCTCTTGTCTGGGGTCACAGTATCAGCCCTATCTGCTGATACCTCTTTGTCCTCCTCGTCCACTGGATCAGCTTTTGCAAAGGGAGCTGGTGACCAGGCCAAAGCTGCCACCTGTTTCAGTACTACACTCACCAATTCTGTGACTACCAGCTCAGTGCCTTCTCCCAGATTGGTCCCAGTAAAAACCATGTCTTCCAAGTTGCCCCTCAGTTCAAAGTCCACTGCTGCGATGACGTCTACTGTGCTCACCAATACAGCGCCATCAAAATTACCCAGCAACTCAGTGTATGCGGGCACAGTGCCATCCAGAGTGCCTGCTAGTGTGGCCAAAGCACCTGCCAACACAATACCACCTGAGAGGAACAGCAAGCAAGCCAAG GAGACCCCGGAGGGTCCAGCAACCAAAGTCACCACTGGAGGCAACCAGACTGGACCAAATAGCAGTATCAGGAGCTTGCACTCTGGACCAgagatgagcaagccaggtgtGCTGGTATCCCAGTTGGACGAGCCATTCTCAGCCTGCTCTGTGGACCTTGCCATTAGCCCTAGCAGCTCCTTGGTCTCAGAACCCAACCATGGTCCAGAGGAGAATGAGTATTCGTCCTTTAGAATCCAGGTAGACGAAAGCCCCAGTGCTGATCTATTAGGAAGCCCTGAGCCACTAGCCACCCAGCAGCCccaagaagaggaagaacatTGTGCCAGTTCAATGCCCTGGGCTAAGTGGCTTGGGGCCACCAGTGCACTCTTGGCTGTATTCCTGGCAGTGATGCTGTACCGTAGTAGGCGCCTGGCCcagtga